The following proteins are co-located in the Malus sylvestris chromosome 13, drMalSylv7.2, whole genome shotgun sequence genome:
- the LOC126595374 gene encoding protein SMALL AUXIN UP-REGULATED RNA 51-like, translating to MATAMKKVEKIRQIVCLKHLVMRWKFMNLPRYALSYDNSNVIPPLGLNQRIPSDFLAVYIGPERIWFVIPARFVNLPVFVGLLKKVEEEFGFQSNEGLVLPCEGFSFQ from the exons ATGGCAACCGCCATGAAGAAGGTCGAGAAGATCCGCCAAATAGTGTGCCTCAAGCATCTCGTGATGCGCTGGAAGTTCATGAACCTCCCCCGCTATGCCCTCTCCTACGACAACTCCAACGTCATCCCTCCTCTCGGCTTGAACCAACGCATTCCCTCCGATTTCTTGGCGGTCTACATTGGGCCGGAGAGAATCTGGTTTGTGATCCCTGCCCGATTCGTGAACCTCCCAGTCTTCGTCGGATTGCTAAAGAAGGTCGAGGAGGAGTTCGGATTCCAGAGCAATGAAGGCTTGGTCTTGCCTTGCGAG ggaTTTTCGTTTCAATGA